A part of Cannabis sativa cultivar Pink pepper isolate KNU-18-1 chromosome 6, ASM2916894v1, whole genome shotgun sequence genomic DNA contains:
- the LOC115695103 gene encoding uncharacterized protein LOC115695103 — protein sequence MSIISWNFHGLGNPWAQQFLKDLVVQKKPNYLFLCETLAKKDMVERVRVAIGFEGALAIDCQGKSGGVALLWKDEEDVQVLDYGVSYIDVVICGCDQGHWRLMGLYGDLNNVTSQDDKKGGHPYPRWLVEVFNDTLVDCGLHDLELYGYPYTWERSRGTADRVEREIFWKQRSKQLWLREGDSNSKYFHASTTARRRRNSIQKLKDSAGVWVNWKGRLPSVMVEYFSTLFTATAVADNEVIQCVPSAVTSEHNNRLLEPVSDDEVRHALFQMHPDKSSGHDGMTLGFYQKCWSTVLANRFKDVLPMVISNHQSVFLPGRLISDNIMVAFEIMHYLKRKRVGKEGFMAIKLNMSKAYDQVEWSFIENMLILMGFDQHWVHLIMFCVTTVSYNITHGGHSMGPITPSRGLRQGDPLSPYLFLICAKGLLLLLKHYERHHWLTGCRVARGAPMVSHMLFADDSYVFCKANENEAQNVLRLLHRYELASGQQVNFAKSSVFFSNNITVAVHDRLCGLMRLNAASDDSFYLGLPSIMGRNKNAILGFLKEKLKKKIFSWETKFLSKAGKEVLIKSVAQALPNYAMSVFLLTHEIWSSLEGMMAKFWWKSQSSSSSKGVSWVSWKKLCQHKNVGGLGFRDLRDYNLSFLGKQGWRLLTMEDTLVAKIYKARYYPHGSFLNVELGQNPSFIWRSIWAAQDLVKNGARRSIANGSSVSILHDPWLPNDSNPFVLSNNTGLVDQYVSSLMVVGERSWDVELLCKVFFWQFFILNDMFEERDINLIRSIQLSHSRAMDGWYWNMESLGFYSVKSAYKFLQSSRGNWLFMQDENCWKNLWQLPIPSKVHHFLWKACSGCLPTKVQLQSKHVNVDLLCPLCNMHVETIFHVLLDCSFSRSCWALSAVNQSTAGANAELSSWFFDLLADCSENKSQTALEVVKSAKHVLGQWKITKFETPNALFAIGDTSHNNCWRKPDVFTVKVNVDGATFKAHQKFSFGCVARNNHGKLLEAISESRWGCVSAEIAEVIGIKEALSWIKRKGWDAVVVESDALGRSGVVRKEERWISSDVYRLS from the exons ATGAGTATTATATCTTGGAATTTtcatgggcttgggaacccatggGCTCAACAATTCTTGAAGGATCTTGTGGTCCAAAAGAAgcccaattatttatttttgtgtgaAACTCTTGCTAAGAAGGATATGGTTGAACGGGTACGTGTGGCGATTGGGTTTGAAGGTGCACTTGCAATTGATTGTCAGGGGAAGAGTGGGGGTGTTGCTCTTTTGTGGAAGGATGAGGAGGATGTTCAAGTTTTGGACTATGGGGTGTCCTATATTGATGTAGTAATTTGTGGATGTGATCAAGGTCATTGGCGATTGATGGGGTTATATG GTGACCTTAACAATGTTACTTCCCAAGATGACAAGAAAGGTGGTCATCCTTATCCGAGGTGGTTAGTGGAGGTCTTCAATGATACTTTGGTGGATTGTGGTTTACATGATCTTGAGTTGTATGGCTACCCGTACACTTGGGAGCGTAGTCGAGGCACGGCAGATCGGGTGGAG CGTGAGATTTTTTGGAAGCAGAGAAGCAAGCAACTTTGGTTGCGTGAAGGGGATAGTAATTCCAAATATTTTCATGCATCGACCACTGCTAGAAGACGTAGAAATTCGATACAAAAGCTAAAAGATTCAGCAGGTGTTTGGGTTAATTGGAAAGGCAGGCTTCCTTCGGTCATGGTGGAGTATTTTTCTACTTTGTTTACAGCTACAGCCGTGGCTGATAATGAGGTTATTCAGTGTGTTCCTTCGGCTGTGACAAGTGAACACAACAACAGATTGTTGGAACCGGTTTCGGATGATGAGGTTCGTCATGCTCTTTTCCAAATGCATCCGGATAAATCTTCCGGACATGATGGAATGACACTGGGTTTTTATCAAAAGTGTTGGAGCACT GTGTTGGCAAATCGGTTTAAAGATGTTTTGCCAATGGTGATCTCAAATCATCAAAGTGTTTTTCTTCCGGGCCGGTTAATATCGGACAATATTATGGTTGCTTTTGAGATTATGCATTATCTGAAGAGGAAGAGAGTTGGGAAGGAGGGATTTATGGCTATTAAACTTAACATGAGTAAAGCTTATGACCAAGTCGAGTGGAGTTTTATTGAGAACATGTTGATCCTTATGGGCTTTGACCAACATTGGGTTCATTTGATTATGTTCTGTGTGACTACGGTTTCGTATAATATTACTCATGGAGGTCATTCAATGGGGCCTATTACACCAAGCAGAGGGTTGCGTCAAGGAGATCCATTGTCTCCTTACTTATTTTTGATTTGTGCGAAGGGTCTCTTGTTGTTGTTAAAACATTATGAGCGGCATCATTGGTTGACTGGATGTCGAGTGGCTCGGGGTGCTCCTATGGTGTCTCATATGCTATTCGCGGATGACAGCTATGTGTTTTGTAAGGCTAATGAGAATGAAGCTCAGAATGTGTTGCGGCTTTTGCATAGATATGAGCTTGCTTCTGGTCAGCAAGTAAACTTTGCTAAGTCCTCTGTTTTCTTTAGCAACAATATTACTGTGGCTGTGCATGATCGTTTGTGTGGTCTTATGCGATTGAATGCGGCTTCGGATGATAGCTTTTACTTGGGTCTTCCATCCATCATGGGAAGAAATAAAAATGCCATTCTTGGCTTTTTGAAGGAAAAACTGAAGAAGAAAATTTTTAGTTGGGAGACTAAGTTTTTGTCTAAAGCTGGCAAAGAAGTTTTGATCAAGTCAGTAGCTCAGGCTTTACCTAATTATGCAATGAGTGTTTTTCTTTTGACTCATGAAATCTGGTCGAGCCTTGAAGGGATGATGGCGAAGTTTTGGTGGAAATCCCAATCGAGTTCTTCTAGTAAGGGAGTGAGTTGGGTTAGTTGGAAGAAGCTTTGTCAACATAAAAATGTTGGTGGTCTTGGCTTTCGCGACCTTCGTGATTATAATCTTTCTTTTTTGGGAAAACAAGGTTGGCGACTGCTTACTATGGAGGACACACTTGTGGCGAAAATCTATAAAGCAAGGTATTATCCGCATGGTTCATTTCTTAATGTCGAGCTAGGACAAAACCCAagtttcatttggaggagcatTTGGGCTGCTCAAGATCTTGTAAAAAATGGTGCTAGAAGATCCATTGCTAATGGTTCTTCGGTTAGCATTTTACACGATCCTTGGTTACCCAATGATTCTAATCCGTTTGTTTTGTCCAATAATACGGGCCTTGTTGATCAATATGTTTCTAGTTTGATGGTAGTTGGGGAGAGGTCTTGGGATGTTGAACTTCtctgtaaagtctttttttggcaa ttTTTCATTCTCAATGATATGTTTGAAGAGAGAGATATAAATTTGATTAGAAGCATACAACTTAGTCATTCTCGGGCTATGGATGGTTGGTATTGGAATATGGAGTCTTTGGGATTTTACTCGGTTAAAAGTGCCTACAAGTTCCTTCAATCATCTAGAGGGAATTGGTTGTTTATGCAAGATGAGAATTGTTGGAAGAATTTATGGCAGCTGCCCATTCCTTCTAAAGTTCATCATTTTCTTTGGAAAGCTTGTTCTGGTTGCCTCCCAACTAAGGTACAACTTCAATCTAAACATGTTAATGTTGATCTCTTGTGTCCTTTGTGTAATATGCATGTGGAGACAATATTTCATGTGTTGTTGGACTGTTCTTTTTCACGATCTTGCTGGGCACTTTCTGCTGTAAACCAGTCGACTGCTGGTGCAAATGCCGAGTTGAGCAGCTGGTTTTTTGACCTTCTTGCTGACTGCAGTGAG AACAAATCTCAGACTGCTTTGGAGGTGGTAAAGTCGGCAAAACATGTCCTTGGCCAATGGAAAATTACAAAGTTTGAGACCCCTAATGCGTTATTTGCTATAGGAGACACTTCACATAATAATTGTTGGCGTAAACCTGATGTTTTTACGGTCAAGGTGAATGTCGATGGTGCGACTTTTAAGGCTCACCAAAAATTTAGTTTTGGTTGTGTTGCACGTAATAATCATGGCAAGCTACTTGAAGCTATTTCTGAAAGTAGATGGGGCTGTGTGTCTGCAGAAATAGCTGAGGTTATTGGCATTAAGGAGGCGCTTAGTTGGATAAAGCGTAAAGGTTGGGATGCGGTGGTTGTTGAGTCTGATGCGTTAGGGAGGTCTGGTGTTGTTcgtaaagaagaaagatggatctctTCGGATGTGTATAGATTATCATGA